A region of Aquarana catesbeiana isolate 2022-GZ linkage group LG08, ASM4218655v1, whole genome shotgun sequence DNA encodes the following proteins:
- the LOC141106465 gene encoding gastrula zinc finger protein XlCGF66.1-like isoform X1: protein MQQTGKPERESFCLGFIMNSPFQEEQSSLGKDRSHMTEKILNLTLEIIYLLSGEDYILVKTFGELVTPSNRPRVVEGWSRIHSPITVPALPSPTPERNSDKKILEVTQKIIELLTGEVPIRCQDVTVYFSMEEWEYIEGHKDLYRDIMMENGPPLTSPDGSSNRNPPERCHRPLYSRDSTQEHQEIPQKDHSITQVYKDENLFIIKVEEDERDNELDKEEDIPPEISTEEEEKIRNKYPIFSPEGDVDEDVTAEENRIALPHLHPNLHGPDLSSNSDAYNSALIGGASLISQQRTHNGKKRYSCSECGKCFAQKSGLGRHERNHRGNYDYTCSHCGKSFTQKAYLVVHERIHTKEKPFSCSVCGKCFNQKPNLLIHERIHSDVKPYTCSACGKCFKYKSSFTLHERLHTGDKPFSCPICSKRFSKKSSLVSHERRHIGQKPLL, encoded by the exons ATGCAACAGACTGGAAAACCGGAAAGAGAGAGCTTTTGTTTAG GTTTCATCATGAACAGTCCCTTCCAAGAGGAGCAAAGCTCTTTGGGCAAGGacaggagtcacatgactgagaagatattaaacctcaccctggagattaTCTACCTGCTGAGTGGAGAG GACTATATATTAGTAAAAACATTTGGTGAGCTTGTGACACCCAGCAACCGTCCCCGTGTTGTAGAAGGATGGAGCCGGATCCACAGCCCCATCACAGTGCCTGCACTGCCCTCCCCGACACCTGAGAGGAACAGTgacaagaagattctagaagtcacccagaagatcattgaactgctgacaggagag gttcctataaggtgtcaggatgtcactgtctatttctccatggaggagtgggagtatatagaaggacacaaggatctctacagggacatcatgatggagaacgggccgcccctcacatcaccgg atggatccagtaacagaaatcccccagagagatgtcaccgtcctctgtattcccgggactccacacaggaacatcaggagatccctcagAAGGATCACAGCATCACACAGGTTTATAAG GATGAGAACCTGTTTATTATTAAAGTTGAAGAAGATGAGAGGGATAATGAGCTGGATAAAGAGGAGGATatccctccagagatcagcacag aagaagaagagaagatcaGGAATAAATACCCCATTTTCTCTCCAGAGGGTGACGTAGATGAGGACGTCACTGCTGAAGAAAACCGAATAGCCCTGCCCCACCTCCACCCAAATCTCCACGGGCCTGATTTGTCTTCCAATTCTGACGCTTATAACTCAGCTCTCATAGGAGGCGCAAGTTTAATTTCACAGCAAAGAACTCACAATGGGAAGAAGCGGTACtcgtgttcggagtgcgggaagtgCTTTGCGCAAAAATCAGGCCTCGGCCGGCATGAACGAAACCACAGGGGCAATTACGACTACACCTGCTCACACTGTGGGAAGAGCTTTACGCAAAAAGCCTATCTGGTGGTCCACGAGCGGATTCACACCaaggagaagccattttcctgctcTGTGTGTGGAAAATGCTTTAACCAGAAACCCAACCTCTTGATCCACGAGCGGATCCACTCGGACGTTAAGCCATATACTTGCTCCGCCTGCGGCAAATGCTTTAAATACAAGTCCAGCTTTACCCTGCACGAGAGGCTTCACACAGGGGACAAGCCCTTTTCCTGCCCCATCTGCAGTAAGCGTTTCTCCAAGAAGTCATCCCTTGTCTCGCATGAGAGGCGCCACATAGGCCAGAAGCCTTTGCTTTGA
- the LOC141106465 gene encoding gastrula zinc finger protein XlCGF66.1-like isoform X2: MNSPFQEEQSSLGKDRSHMTEKILNLTLEIIYLLSGEDYILVKTFGELVTPSNRPRVVEGWSRIHSPITVPALPSPTPERNSDKKILEVTQKIIELLTGEVPIRCQDVTVYFSMEEWEYIEGHKDLYRDIMMENGPPLTSPDGSSNRNPPERCHRPLYSRDSTQEHQEIPQKDHSITQVYKDENLFIIKVEEDERDNELDKEEDIPPEISTEEEEKIRNKYPIFSPEGDVDEDVTAEENRIALPHLHPNLHGPDLSSNSDAYNSALIGGASLISQQRTHNGKKRYSCSECGKCFAQKSGLGRHERNHRGNYDYTCSHCGKSFTQKAYLVVHERIHTKEKPFSCSVCGKCFNQKPNLLIHERIHSDVKPYTCSACGKCFKYKSSFTLHERLHTGDKPFSCPICSKRFSKKSSLVSHERRHIGQKPLL, from the exons ATGAACAGTCCCTTCCAAGAGGAGCAAAGCTCTTTGGGCAAGGacaggagtcacatgactgagaagatattaaacctcaccctggagattaTCTACCTGCTGAGTGGAGAG GACTATATATTAGTAAAAACATTTGGTGAGCTTGTGACACCCAGCAACCGTCCCCGTGTTGTAGAAGGATGGAGCCGGATCCACAGCCCCATCACAGTGCCTGCACTGCCCTCCCCGACACCTGAGAGGAACAGTgacaagaagattctagaagtcacccagaagatcattgaactgctgacaggagag gttcctataaggtgtcaggatgtcactgtctatttctccatggaggagtgggagtatatagaaggacacaaggatctctacagggacatcatgatggagaacgggccgcccctcacatcaccgg atggatccagtaacagaaatcccccagagagatgtcaccgtcctctgtattcccgggactccacacaggaacatcaggagatccctcagAAGGATCACAGCATCACACAGGTTTATAAG GATGAGAACCTGTTTATTATTAAAGTTGAAGAAGATGAGAGGGATAATGAGCTGGATAAAGAGGAGGATatccctccagagatcagcacag aagaagaagagaagatcaGGAATAAATACCCCATTTTCTCTCCAGAGGGTGACGTAGATGAGGACGTCACTGCTGAAGAAAACCGAATAGCCCTGCCCCACCTCCACCCAAATCTCCACGGGCCTGATTTGTCTTCCAATTCTGACGCTTATAACTCAGCTCTCATAGGAGGCGCAAGTTTAATTTCACAGCAAAGAACTCACAATGGGAAGAAGCGGTACtcgtgttcggagtgcgggaagtgCTTTGCGCAAAAATCAGGCCTCGGCCGGCATGAACGAAACCACAGGGGCAATTACGACTACACCTGCTCACACTGTGGGAAGAGCTTTACGCAAAAAGCCTATCTGGTGGTCCACGAGCGGATTCACACCaaggagaagccattttcctgctcTGTGTGTGGAAAATGCTTTAACCAGAAACCCAACCTCTTGATCCACGAGCGGATCCACTCGGACGTTAAGCCATATACTTGCTCCGCCTGCGGCAAATGCTTTAAATACAAGTCCAGCTTTACCCTGCACGAGAGGCTTCACACAGGGGACAAGCCCTTTTCCTGCCCCATCTGCAGTAAGCGTTTCTCCAAGAAGTCATCCCTTGTCTCGCATGAGAGGCGCCACATAGGCCAGAAGCCTTTGCTTTGA